In a genomic window of Sulfurisphaera tokodaii str. 7:
- a CDS encoding DNA double-strand break repair nuclease NurA — MPSSAYEIKKKVEKIGKQISVIKGKITGVVDISGNPDHPLFEAETAVLSVDEKIFHKIEEKRENVSIASIDSSSRYLRDPSVNMVFVGLGVYSNIKGIKVGPFDIDINFMAIGTFEELLKEFNPESGVRVKNYVNKYFTEDYRIDDIADELRLEAENVGLKENRNTHDLVIVDGPLFPTPLELSELELQSEGRKRHQEAYLQLTKDRISILRNNVVGVVKRLETSQKLYKVDKVKQLLGIRYPINDAEILNQIRIKTEFKRGLLGPFKIEFKSKYFDAPTRYAYYLILTNPIGMSSYFRIESLSLDSLEELTPYIVNRISERLIPTYIEIADNLSKRVSASLFITAYQILSRIISVIHDDKLTYYNEVRSLSESLLQHQRTLLT, encoded by the coding sequence GTGCCAAGTTCAGCTTATGAGATTAAGAAAAAGGTAGAAAAGATCGGTAAACAAATTAGCGTTATTAAGGGAAAAATCACTGGAGTAGTAGATATTTCTGGAAATCCAGATCACCCATTATTTGAGGCTGAAACAGCAGTATTAAGTGTTGATGAAAAGATTTTTCACAAGATAGAGGAAAAAAGAGAGAACGTTAGTATCGCTTCTATAGATTCGTCCTCTAGGTATTTAAGAGATCCTTCAGTAAATATGGTATTTGTTGGTCTAGGAGTATACAGCAATATTAAAGGAATTAAAGTAGGCCCATTTGATATTGACATTAATTTTATGGCAATAGGGACTTTTGAAGAGTTATTAAAGGAATTTAATCCAGAAAGTGGTGTAAGAGTAAAAAATTACGTTAATAAATACTTTACTGAGGATTATAGGATAGATGATATAGCTGATGAATTAAGATTAGAAGCTGAGAATGTTGGACTGAAAGAGAATAGAAATACCCACGACCTAGTAATAGTTGATGGACCATTATTCCCCACGCCATTAGAGTTAAGTGAATTAGAATTACAATCTGAAGGAAGAAAAAGGCATCAAGAAGCTTACTTACAATTAACAAAAGATAGAATCTCTATACTTAGAAATAATGTTGTAGGTGTCGTAAAAAGACTTGAGACTTCACAAAAACTTTACAAAGTAGATAAAGTAAAACAACTTTTAGGAATACGCTATCCAATAAATGATGCTGAAATATTAAACCAGATAAGGATTAAAACGGAGTTTAAACGAGGATTATTAGGCCCATTTAAAATAGAGTTCAAATCAAAATATTTCGATGCACCAACCCGTTATGCTTACTATTTAATTTTGACAAACCCTATAGGGATGAGTAGTTATTTCAGAATTGAATCTTTATCCTTAGATTCACTGGAAGAATTAACACCGTATATTGTAAATAGAATTAGTGAGAGATTAATTCCTACTTATATAGAGATTGCTGACAATTTAAGCAAAAGAGTTTCAGCTTCACTCTTCATTACAGCTTACCAGATTTTAAGTAGAATAATCAGTGTAATTCATGATGACAAACTAACGTATTATAATGAGGTTAGATCTCTTTCAGAGTCTTTATTACAACATCAGAGAACTTTATTGACCTAA
- a CDS encoding TM1812 family CRISPR-associated protein, with protein MKILIVTFWSDINFSNEKFFVFDEKGERTSVEQEGLNETLAEAEFLKDNNDVKIVAFLPTTLSRILSDPPPDYNQLIQRLEAEVKNIVKVDYVHILPSEGTIGNHVHHEGLGNFHFLFYLKLYEDLLKESPDVVLLDLSRTFSYYQNYAISATQLALDDYVITTNRKNTILIQYARIDNTLVPLFVKDFKKVRIYDYLTTNIKLSKEKGFSTQGKSEIYGLGKSLELGFPLILIYLLKNANKLVPPDEFEKMIINSMKVNKGEKYEIVTNFEAHETAPYYFIGYHFVNSYKKIAEESEISLESLEKLLELFEEPQRKLIIREIEILKDFSRLMKDEEEHLLDYLIRIGNARVIDWMKGEVSEDEKEECDVNEDEMYSHAGLGRKFTKIMVKEGKIVVKYAESCIDEILSWVKNIGKE; from the coding sequence GTGAAAATACTAATAGTTACATTTTGGAGTGATATCAATTTTTCAAATGAAAAATTTTTTGTGTTTGATGAAAAAGGCGAAAGAACTTCAGTTGAACAAGAAGGACTAAATGAAACATTGGCTGAAGCAGAATTCCTAAAAGACAATAATGACGTTAAAATAGTAGCCTTTCTGCCAACAACACTTTCACGTATTTTATCAGATCCTCCACCCGATTATAATCAACTAATCCAACGACTTGAAGCAGAGGTAAAAAATATAGTAAAAGTAGATTATGTTCATATTTTACCCTCAGAAGGAACAATAGGAAATCACGTTCATCATGAAGGATTAGGAAATTTCCATTTTTTATTTTACCTTAAGCTCTATGAAGATTTACTTAAGGAAAGCCCAGATGTTGTTTTATTAGATTTAAGTAGAACTTTCTCATATTATCAGAATTATGCAATATCGGCAACACAGTTAGCTTTGGATGATTATGTTATTACTACTAATAGAAAAAACACTATACTAATTCAATATGCTAGAATAGATAATACATTGGTACCTCTATTTGTTAAAGATTTCAAGAAAGTAAGGATATACGATTACTTAACTACTAACATCAAACTTTCAAAAGAAAAAGGATTTAGTACACAAGGGAAATCCGAAATCTATGGTTTAGGAAAATCATTAGAACTAGGCTTCCCTCTAATTTTAATTTATTTACTTAAGAATGCAAATAAATTAGTTCCTCCAGATGAATTTGAGAAGATGATTATAAACTCTATGAAAGTAAATAAAGGAGAAAAATATGAGATTGTAACTAATTTTGAAGCTCATGAAACAGCACCATATTACTTCATAGGATATCATTTCGTTAATTCTTATAAGAAAATAGCTGAAGAAAGCGAGATAAGTCTTGAGTCTTTAGAAAAACTACTTGAACTATTTGAAGAACCGCAAAGAAAACTTATCATAAGAGAAATAGAAATTTTAAAGGATTTTAGCAGGTTAATGAAAGATGAAGAAGAACACTTATTAGATTATTTAATAAGAATAGGAAATGCTCGAGTTATAGATTGGATGAAAGGAGAAGTTTCTGAAGATGAGAAAGAAGAGTGTGACGTTAATGAGGATGAAATGTATTCACACGCAGGCTTAGGGAGAAAATTCACCAAAATCATGGTAAAAGAAGGGAAAATAGTTGTTAAGTATGCTGAAAGCTGTATTGATGAAATTTTAAGTTGGGTGAAAAATATAGGGAAAGAGTAA
- a CDS encoding TenA family transcriptional regulator: MLSEIRKEISELNSRILSHELFNSIETLKLFYDQQWYIVNHDLRSLAIMISRAKEQDEIDFFVSALHGDYEGLKILREIAEKKREPIPSVVSYTHYLAWLANYANPGEQVLGLVVNLPVWSYNCKRLVEKFKDKYDVRFLELFANVKVDEGMAEEIINRYKGRYLEIAKMIQYYEYEFWEGLKNVEKKGSI, from the coding sequence ATGTTAAGCGAAATAAGAAAAGAAATATCTGAGTTAAATTCACGTATTTTATCTCATGAACTTTTCAATTCTATTGAAACTTTAAAGTTATTTTATGATCAACAATGGTATATAGTTAACCACGATTTAAGGTCATTAGCAATAATGATTTCTAGAGCGAAGGAACAAGATGAAATTGATTTCTTTGTTAGTGCACTTCATGGTGACTATGAAGGTTTAAAGATCCTTAGAGAGATCGCTGAAAAGAAAAGGGAACCTATCCCATCAGTTGTCTCTTATACTCATTATTTGGCATGGTTAGCTAATTATGCTAATCCTGGCGAACAAGTTTTAGGTTTAGTTGTTAACTTGCCAGTATGGTCTTATAACTGTAAAAGGTTAGTTGAAAAATTTAAAGATAAGTATGATGTACGTTTTTTGGAACTATTTGCTAATGTTAAGGTTGATGAGGGAATGGCTGAAGAAATTATAAATAGATATAAAGGAAGATACTTAGAAATTGCAAAGATGATTCAGTATTACGAATACGAATTTTGGGAGGGATTAAAGAATGTCGAGAAAAAAGGGAGTATATAA
- a CDS encoding helix-turn-helix domain-containing protein has product MEKMEIPKELKPLTFIYDLNERELEIFLYLAKTKEQLNADELSEKLNISRSCIMGYIKKLENKGLILKKRDVRIVRRGKPQYVYYVDNTKVREKITNDIIELAVEVRKSFINYLNDLTATAWPIKKSNENGTLPKSTRSNIEIEQSSEA; this is encoded by the coding sequence ATGGAGAAAATGGAAATACCAAAAGAGCTCAAGCCTTTAACGTTTATTTATGATTTAAATGAAAGAGAATTAGAAATTTTTCTATATTTAGCCAAGACTAAAGAACAACTTAATGCAGATGAATTATCAGAAAAATTAAATATAAGTAGATCTTGTATTATGGGTTATATTAAAAAACTGGAAAATAAGGGATTAATATTAAAGAAAAGAGATGTAAGAATAGTTAGAAGAGGAAAACCACAGTACGTATATTATGTTGATAATACTAAGGTTAGAGAGAAAATTACAAATGATATAATAGAATTAGCAGTAGAGGTAAGAAAATCCTTCATAAATTATCTCAATGACCTAACAGCGACAGCTTGGCCTATTAAAAAAAGCAATGAAAATGGCACTTTGCCTAAAAGTACTAGAAGTAATATAGAAATAGAACAAAGTAGTGAAGCATAA
- a CDS encoding acyl-CoA thioesterase translates to MQNLEYVFEDVVRIYDTDAQGIAHYAAYYRFFTNTIEKFFNEKVGIPYPNVNEELWFVMVESHAVYHKPVKLGDRLTVLLSVKLLSKKVIRFDLKILNKGDLTTEGYLIQVAINPKIWKSVEIPKEILDKLSLT, encoded by the coding sequence ATGCAAAATCTGGAATACGTATTTGAGGATGTGGTAAGGATTTATGATACAGATGCACAAGGTATAGCACATTATGCTGCATATTATCGCTTCTTTACAAACACTATTGAAAAATTCTTTAACGAGAAAGTAGGAATACCTTATCCTAACGTTAATGAAGAACTTTGGTTTGTGATGGTTGAATCTCATGCTGTTTACCATAAGCCTGTAAAACTAGGGGATAGATTAACAGTGTTACTCAGCGTTAAGTTACTTTCAAAGAAGGTTATAAGATTTGATTTGAAAATATTGAATAAAGGTGATCTAACTACTGAAGGATATTTAATACAGGTTGCAATTAATCCAAAGATCTGGAAATCTGTTGAAATACCTAAGGAGATACTAGACAAGCTGTCCCTAACGTAA
- a CDS encoding P-loop NTPase: protein MEPLRELAKDKLKDKKVIAIMSAKGGVGKSVISALISLSLPSDLTLIDLDIHTMAIAKLFGVENVPLEVSKEGIEPVKIRNVNLISLAGIVRDRYVILPGRNQTNVMKELIAYSSIKGEYVVFDLPPGLGDEILVLEELSDFKPIVVTTPSKVSLKVVKYLLDYLNERKKKALVVVNMSYFNCNDQRVNPFGNYNGDVNLPIDPNLEDYIGKIQEYEGEVKKVIEKELIPQFM, encoded by the coding sequence ATGGAGCCGTTGAGAGAGTTAGCTAAAGATAAACTAAAAGATAAAAAAGTAATTGCTATTATGAGTGCTAAAGGTGGTGTTGGGAAGAGCGTAATATCAGCGTTAATATCCCTCTCCTTACCTTCAGATTTAACGTTAATTGATCTTGATATACATACAATGGCGATAGCAAAATTGTTTGGAGTAGAAAATGTTCCTTTAGAAGTGAGTAAGGAAGGAATAGAGCCTGTGAAAATAAGAAATGTTAATTTGATTTCTCTTGCAGGAATAGTAAGAGATAGATATGTTATTTTACCTGGGAGAAACCAAACTAATGTTATGAAGGAGTTAATAGCTTATTCTAGCATAAAAGGAGAATATGTTGTTTTTGACCTACCTCCCGGTCTTGGCGATGAAATATTAGTACTTGAAGAGCTAAGCGATTTTAAACCAATAGTGGTCACTACACCTTCAAAAGTATCATTAAAAGTTGTAAAATACTTGTTAGATTATTTAAACGAGAGGAAAAAGAAGGCACTAGTAGTAGTTAACATGTCATATTTTAATTGTAATGATCAAAGAGTTAATCCATTTGGAAATTATAATGGAGATGTAAATTTACCGATAGATCCTAATCTAGAGGACTACATAGGAAAAATCCAGGAATATGAGGGAGAAGTAAAGAAGGTTATTGAGAAAGAATTAATACCTCAATTTATGTAG
- a CDS encoding hydrogenase maturation nickel metallochaperone HypA translates to MHEWSIAYSVVKTLIENFNKKISKVTLVIPLFSFLDIKILKEAFNELKKENPIVENAELEVKIQEPTFRCRNGNREFKFSDIQQQVGEVKNSYGEEYPLHLMPELLPAFVKCPYCGSHDIEAIGQEIYIEKVEEYGAVERVS, encoded by the coding sequence ATGCATGAGTGGTCAATAGCTTATTCAGTAGTTAAGACTTTAATAGAAAACTTTAATAAAAAGATTTCTAAAGTCACGTTAGTAATTCCATTGTTTTCCTTTCTTGATATAAAAATTTTAAAGGAAGCTTTTAATGAATTAAAAAAAGAGAACCCAATAGTTGAGAATGCTGAATTAGAGGTTAAAATCCAGGAACCTACTTTCAGATGCAGAAATGGTAATAGAGAATTTAAATTTTCGGATATTCAACAACAAGTTGGAGAGGTTAAAAATTCGTATGGTGAAGAATATCCTTTACATTTAATGCCAGAATTGCTTCCAGCATTTGTTAAATGTCCTTATTGTGGATCTCATGATATTGAGGCAATAGGTCAAGAAATTTATATAGAAAAGGTTGAAGAATATGGAGCCGTTGAGAGAGTTAGCTAA
- the tnpA gene encoding IS200/IS605 family transposase: MEYKSTRHAKYLCNYHFLWIPKYRRKVLTGEIAEYTKEVLRTIAEELGCEVLALEVMPDHIHLFVNCPPRYAPSYLANYFKGKSARLILKKFPELKKATNGKLWTRSYFVSTAGNVSSETIKKYIEEQWAKENEED; this comes from the coding sequence GTGGAATACAAATCAACTAGGCATGCAAAGTACCTCTGCAACTACCACTTCTTATGGATACCGAAATACCGTAGGAAAGTGCTAACAGGCGAAATAGCTGAATACACTAAAGAGGTACTAAGAACCATAGCAGAAGAGTTGGGCTGTGAAGTATTAGCCCTAGAAGTAATGCCAGACCACATCCACCTCTTCGTTAACTGCCCACCGAGATACGCACCGTCATATTTAGCAAACTACTTCAAAGGAAAATCGGCAAGGCTAATCCTCAAGAAGTTCCCAGAGCTGAAGAAAGCTACTAACGGGAAGCTATGGACTAGAAGCTACTTCGTATCTACCGCAGGTAACGTATCCAGCGAGACGATAAAGAAGTACATTGAAGAACAGTGGGCGAAAGAGAATGAAGAGGACTAA
- a CDS encoding MFS transporter produces the protein MNKNIILGWFGTFLQLFLRLSWGVISVPIAILLHLNTVEIGFVATSFYVGYVISSIPWGLVIDKIGPNKTITISALILVPLNLLLFFSLNSYVLLVIVYLIDGIVAAAIFPSAMKIVAISHSSESKFTFYIALVESAAPITILVLSLIATILLHLWKFIYLLMAIGFLLLGIFSSKINSNATSTEIRRSLRIIFDKRIALLTLIRLGELWATWGTTTWIFPMLVLYRDISPSLSALFLLLFGLGQLVGIINVDKLVQLVGIVKVILLTLIGFIIISLMLTISNGILILSEAFLLGIFSFLYRPPTDSLIMKIAGNNSAATSIGYANAVSQIGTMIAPTVIGLVLYLTKSFTFSMITLDIGCVISIISLLVLESWL, from the coding sequence ATGAATAAGAATATAATACTAGGCTGGTTTGGTACGTTCTTACAATTATTCTTAAGGTTAAGTTGGGGAGTTATATCCGTTCCTATAGCAATTCTTCTTCATTTAAATACGGTAGAAATAGGTTTCGTAGCCACATCATTCTATGTAGGATATGTAATATCATCAATACCTTGGGGGTTAGTGATAGATAAAATAGGACCTAACAAGACAATAACGATTTCAGCACTAATTTTAGTACCTCTCAATTTATTATTATTCTTTTCTCTTAACTCTTACGTTCTTCTTGTTATAGTATATTTAATAGATGGAATAGTCGCTGCTGCTATATTTCCCTCCGCGATGAAGATTGTTGCTATTTCTCACTCTAGTGAGTCTAAATTTACCTTTTACATAGCATTAGTTGAAAGTGCGGCTCCTATAACTATCCTAGTATTAAGTCTTATCGCAACCATATTGCTACACTTATGGAAGTTTATCTATCTTCTAATGGCAATAGGGTTCCTATTACTTGGAATATTCAGTTCTAAGATTAATTCAAATGCTACATCTACTGAAATAAGGAGATCACTAAGAATCATATTTGATAAACGAATAGCTTTATTGACACTCATTAGACTAGGAGAGTTATGGGCTACATGGGGTACTACAACATGGATATTTCCTATGTTGGTACTCTATAGGGATATTTCGCCATCATTATCTGCATTATTCCTTTTACTATTTGGGCTAGGTCAACTAGTAGGGATAATAAACGTGGATAAGTTAGTTCAATTAGTAGGAATCGTAAAGGTTATATTGCTTACTCTAATAGGTTTTATTATAATATCATTAATGCTTACAATATCGAATGGTATTCTAATACTGTCAGAAGCATTTTTGCTGGGCATATTTTCTTTTCTATATAGACCACCAACTGATTCCCTCATTATGAAAATTGCCGGAAATAATAGTGCAGCGACTTCAATAGGTTACGCCAATGCAGTATCCCAAATAGGTACAATGATTGCTCCTACTGTAATAGGATTAGTACTATACTTAACTAAGAGCTTTACTTTTTCAATGATAACTCTAGATATAGGTTGTGTAATATCAATTATTTCCCTCCTAGTTCTTGAAAGTTGGTTATAA
- a CDS encoding MFS transporter — protein sequence MSKFLSSISVLIPFLLSAYVMYTISFVIVPLAHYLSTSVPNVVLAITLSWIGGGIGGFVFGRLSDLIGRKKALIISFFLFSIPAILLYFVNNLLELYILWFIIGFGVNGENGISYVIIAELRLTNLRGFLGGMMQGFYALGALLGAITTTFMGDRFLLIFLIAGIVSLLSFIFYPFIPEEKVKYESRSRLTDIFSQKMIGLTAISSIASLTSFLYIISAFELLPTILQNNELVAIGDIIAVLSFSLSGYISDIKGRKFSAIIFGILAVISSALFLLSNILALTIYFSSAFFAFFGVWLSELYPPQVRGTGSNFALLIGRIIGGGFGTFIVTLLPFPLKISLGIVLIIASVISVISMNLLRPITN from the coding sequence ATGTCCAAGTTCCTTTCATCTATTTCAGTCTTAATCCCATTCCTACTATCTGCTTATGTAATGTATACAATTTCTTTCGTAATAGTACCTTTAGCTCATTATCTATCTACAAGTGTTCCTAATGTAGTCTTAGCAATAACCTTATCATGGATTGGTGGAGGAATTGGTGGATTTGTTTTTGGAAGACTTTCAGATCTAATAGGAAGGAAAAAAGCTTTGATAATTTCCTTCTTTCTTTTCTCTATTCCCGCTATATTATTGTATTTTGTTAATAATTTATTAGAACTTTACATATTGTGGTTCATAATAGGTTTTGGAGTAAATGGTGAAAATGGTATTAGTTACGTTATAATAGCTGAGCTAAGATTAACGAATTTAAGAGGTTTTTTAGGTGGAATGATGCAAGGTTTTTACGCTTTAGGGGCTTTATTAGGGGCTATAACTACCACATTCATGGGTGATAGGTTTTTATTAATATTTTTAATAGCAGGGATTGTTTCTCTTTTATCATTTATATTCTATCCTTTTATTCCAGAAGAAAAAGTGAAGTACGAGAGTAGGAGTAGATTAACAGATATATTTTCACAAAAAATGATAGGGCTAACAGCAATAAGTTCAATAGCATCATTAACATCGTTTTTATATATTATCTCAGCATTTGAACTCCTCCCTACGATACTTCAGAATAATGAATTAGTAGCTATAGGTGATATAATTGCTGTCTTATCCTTCTCTCTTTCTGGTTACATCTCAGATATAAAAGGAAGAAAATTTTCTGCCATAATCTTTGGTATTTTAGCTGTAATTTCGTCAGCTCTTTTCTTACTTTCCAACATTTTAGCGTTAACAATATATTTCTCTTCAGCGTTTTTTGCATTCTTCGGAGTTTGGTTAAGTGAATTGTATCCACCACAAGTAAGAGGTACTGGGAGCAATTTTGCTTTACTGATAGGTAGAATAATAGGTGGAGGATTTGGTACTTTCATTGTAACGTTACTACCATTCCCCTTAAAGATCTCTTTAGGAATTGTGCTAATTATCGCATCAGTAATTAGTGTAATAAGCATGAATTTACTTAGGCCTATAACCAACTAA
- the sfsA gene encoding DNA/RNA nuclease SfsA, whose amino-acid sequence MIVYSFPTLYEEIVKARINRFTVVTESEKICHLHDPGRLKELIYPGNKILIRNVNGKRKTNCQVTAAWSGKEWVVTDSSIHNEIARRFLPSDAKSEVTVGKSRIDFAFDNTYVEVKGCTLARDGIALFPDAPTKRGKRHLDELIELRRNGYSVLLMILVFRTDVVCFSPNFDTDRDFSNTFIKALKEGVNVEVKVFQLDKENIVYKGEIPVCHQILEKSTNFSLP is encoded by the coding sequence ATGATTGTTTATAGTTTTCCCACACTATATGAGGAGATTGTGAAAGCTAGGATTAACCGTTTTACAGTAGTAACAGAGAGTGAGAAAATTTGTCACCTTCACGATCCTGGAAGACTTAAGGAGCTTATTTATCCTGGTAACAAAATATTAATAAGAAACGTTAACGGAAAAAGAAAAACCAATTGTCAAGTTACAGCAGCATGGAGCGGTAAAGAATGGGTTGTAACAGATTCCAGTATACATAACGAAATAGCTAGAAGGTTTTTACCCAGTGATGCCAAATCTGAAGTAACGGTAGGGAAAAGTAGGATTGACTTTGCATTTGATAATACATATGTTGAGGTTAAGGGCTGTACTCTTGCTAGAGATGGTATAGCTCTTTTCCCTGATGCTCCGACTAAGAGAGGAAAAAGACATCTAGATGAGTTGATAGAGCTTAGGAGAAATGGATATTCAGTTTTACTCATGATTCTCGTTTTTAGAACTGATGTTGTGTGCTTTTCTCCTAATTTTGATACAGACCGAGATTTTTCTAATACATTTATTAAAGCATTAAAAGAGGGCGTAAATGTTGAAGTTAAAGTGTTTCAATTAGATAAAGAAAATATAGTATATAAGGGAGAAATTCCTGTTTGTCACCAAATTCTTGAAAAATCAACTAATTTCTCCTTACCCTAA
- a CDS encoding IS607-like element ISSto11 family transposase, producing MSYRTLQNYVKKGYIKPVILQTGKWRFREEDVEKLMGIIRKRKIILYARVSSNTQKDHLINQVKYLEEQVKDYDQVITDMGSGLNMKRKGFLKLLRMILNNEVSKVLIAHPDRLVKFGFEILEEVCKAHNCELVVLNNEDKTPEQELIEDLIPILVSFSGKLHRMTSNKYEKVKKCVEELKA from the coding sequence ATTTCCTACCGAACCCTACAGAACTACGTGAAAAAGGGCTACATCAAACCAGTAATACTACAGACCGGAAAATGGAGGTTCAGAGAAGAAGACGTAGAGAAACTAATGGGGATTATTAGAAAGAGGAAAATAATATTATACGCAAGAGTATCATCAAACACACAAAAAGACCACTTAATAAACCAAGTAAAGTACCTAGAGGAACAAGTCAAGGACTACGACCAAGTAATAACAGACATGGGGTCTGGATTAAACATGAAGAGAAAAGGATTCCTCAAGTTGTTGAGAATGATACTAAACAACGAAGTATCAAAAGTACTCATAGCTCACCCAGACAGACTAGTTAAATTTGGTTTCGAGATACTAGAAGAAGTATGCAAAGCACACAACTGCGAACTTGTAGTGTTAAACAATGAGGACAAAACACCAGAACAAGAGTTGATAGAGGATCTAATCCCAATCCTAGTATCATTCAGCGGGAAATTACACAGAATGACGAGTAACAAATACGAAAAGGTGAAGAAATGTGTCGAAGAACTTAAGGCTTAA
- a CDS encoding RNA-guided endonuclease InsQ/TnpB family protein, protein MSKNLRLKPEEEYIYLTYSIKNDKKEESKILLENYRVLLQKALDWLWEKTKVEKKEMKKGKKIFMKIKITLPKKKEVYKTLRDELEKNNTLASHYVDKAINDAYSILRGWKRRAEKGQASLRKPRLKKVYVRVKSTLRKVEGESVRITVRPYDYITFSWSQTWFSRRVKGLELGEPIIKEDKVYLPFRYKLPWFTPLDFLAIDSNLYTLDAYDGDKFITFSLKELYSLKFGMELKRSRIQRFASKHGRKGKELLKKYSHRERNRVLDYIHKLVNELLEMYPITMFAVEKLNKQLMFDDANDSLSKKISRTVWRTIHHVLRYKAPLYGSFVKEANPYLTSKSCPRCGWVSRKVGGTFRCERCGFTLDRQLNASLNIYLKMCGLPHIRDIPRVWVGVTPLKGRRRMSRAMPRDPGEAQGLRIGFKFMKIQ, encoded by the coding sequence GTGTCGAAGAACTTAAGGCTTAAACCAGAAGAGGAGTACATTTACCTAACATACTCCATCAAGAACGATAAGAAGGAGGAGAGCAAGATATTACTAGAGAACTATAGAGTACTACTACAGAAAGCATTAGACTGGTTGTGGGAAAAGACAAAGGTTGAGAAGAAGGAAATGAAGAAGGGTAAGAAAATTTTCATGAAGATCAAAATAACCCTACCAAAGAAGAAGGAAGTATACAAGACGTTGAGGGACGAATTAGAGAAGAACAACACTCTAGCTTCACACTACGTTGACAAGGCTATAAACGATGCTTACTCAATATTGAGGGGTTGGAAGAGGAGGGCTGAAAAGGGGCAAGCATCATTAAGAAAACCTAGATTAAAGAAGGTTTACGTTAGGGTAAAGTCAACACTTAGGAAAGTTGAGGGTGAGAGCGTTAGGATTACTGTAAGACCTTACGATTATATTACATTTTCGTGGTCTCAGACTTGGTTTTCACGAAGAGTTAAGGGACTTGAGTTAGGTGAGCCTATAATTAAGGAGGATAAAGTGTACTTGCCATTTCGTTATAAGTTGCCTTGGTTTACTCCCCTAGATTTTCTAGCAATTGATAGTAACCTTTACACATTAGACGCCTATGATGGTGATAAGTTCATCACATTTTCCCTGAAAGAGCTATACAGTTTGAAGTTTGGGATGGAGTTGAAGAGGAGTAGAATACAACGTTTTGCCTCAAAACATGGTAGGAAGGGTAAGGAGTTGCTAAAGAAGTACTCTCACCGTGAGAGGAACCGCGTACTAGATTATATCCACAAGTTAGTCAACGAATTGTTAGAGATGTATCCCATTACGATGTTTGCTGTTGAGAAGTTAAATAAGCAATTAATGTTTGACGACGCAAATGACTCCCTCTCTAAGAAGATATCGAGGACTGTATGGAGGACTATACACCATGTGTTGAGGTACAAGGCTCCCCTTTACGGTTCCTTCGTGAAAGAGGCGAACCCATACCTCACATCTAAGTCCTGCCCCAGATGTGGATGGGTTTCCCGAAAGGTTGGCGGGACTTTTAGGTGCGAGAGGTGTGGGTTCACTCTTGATAGGCAGTTGAATGCGTCTCTAAATATCTACCTCAAGATGTGCGGGTTACCCCACATCCGTGATATTCCAAGGGTGTGGGTTGGGGTTACCCCGCTAAAGGGGCGGAGGAGGATGAGTAGGGCAATGCCCCGTGACCCTGGTGAAGCCCAAGGACTAAGGATTGGATTCAAATTCATGAAAATTCAATGA